The following are encoded in a window of Crocosphaera sp. UHCC 0190 genomic DNA:
- the efp gene encoding elongation factor P, whose product MISSNDFRSGVTIELDGSVWRVIEFLHVKPGKGSAFVRTKLKNAQTGSVVEKTFRAGETVPQATLEKRTMQHTYKEGDQYVFMDMETFEEARLNPNQMGTAVNYVKEEMSADIVFWNDQVLEVQLPTSVILEITETDPGVKGDTATGGTKPAIVETGAQVMVPLFISIGERIKVDTRDGSYLGRET is encoded by the coding sequence ATGATTTCTAGTAACGATTTTCGGAGCGGTGTCACCATTGAACTCGATGGCTCAGTGTGGCGTGTTATTGAATTCCTGCACGTTAAACCAGGCAAGGGTTCCGCCTTTGTGCGGACAAAATTAAAAAATGCCCAAACTGGAAGTGTGGTTGAAAAAACATTCCGCGCAGGGGAAACCGTTCCCCAAGCTACCCTGGAAAAGCGCACCATGCAACATACCTATAAAGAAGGGGATCAATACGTCTTTATGGATATGGAAACCTTTGAAGAAGCACGTCTAAATCCCAATCAAATGGGAACTGCTGTCAATTATGTCAAAGAAGAAATGTCCGCAGATATTGTCTTCTGGAACGATCAAGTGTTAGAAGTTCAATTACCGACTTCAGTCATTTTAGAAATAACTGAGACAGATCCAGGGGTTAAAGGAGATACAGCCACAGGGGGAACTAAACCCGCTATTGTGGAAACTGGGGCCCAAGTCATGGTTCCATTATTTATTTCCATTGGCGAAAGAATTAAAGTGGATACCCGTGATGGTTCCTATTTAGGACGGGAAACCTAA
- the accB gene encoding acetyl-CoA carboxylase biotin carboxyl carrier protein, giving the protein MSINFNELRELLGAIAQTDIAEVTLKTETFELKVRRGVTASSPPPVLPSEAVITPTHSLPAVSTQTPAETPPPSPAEKKWVAIASPMVGTFYRAPAPDEAAFVEVGDRVSNGQTVCIIEAMKLMNEIEAETTGEVMEVVVANGEPVEYGQTLMWVNPS; this is encoded by the coding sequence GTGTCAATTAATTTTAATGAACTGCGAGAATTATTAGGGGCGATCGCTCAAACCGACATAGCAGAAGTCACTTTAAAAACAGAGACGTTTGAGTTAAAGGTACGTCGTGGGGTGACAGCTAGTTCTCCTCCCCCTGTTTTACCCTCAGAAGCGGTTATTACCCCTACTCATTCCCTTCCTGCTGTATCTACTCAAACACCAGCAGAAACGCCCCCACCTTCCCCAGCAGAGAAGAAATGGGTAGCGATCGCTTCTCCCATGGTAGGAACATTTTATCGCGCTCCGGCACCGGATGAAGCTGCCTTTGTAGAAGTAGGCGATCGCGTGAGTAATGGCCAGACGGTTTGTATTATTGAAGCGATGAAATTGATGAATGAAATTGAGGCGGAAACCACAGGGGAAGTGATGGAAGTGGTAGTTGCTAATGGGGAACCTGTCGAATATGGACAAACTTTAATGTGGGTGAATCCTAGTTAA
- a CDS encoding transposase → MRLAYQYRLRPTPEQTARFDSWLSLLRWQYNYRLAERFNWWERNRCDVNSCPLICHLPELKEKPDYYSQKKDLINTKALFPDYKNIQSQVLQDCIKRVDFTFQKWLKGDSNGKRSGRPRFKGEGRYHSFTFPQVKQNCLEGKYINLPIIGKIKLIQHRPLPSGFLIKTATIVRKADGWYVILSLEDKSVPNFTPNIQPGLNNTLGIDLGLKEFLVDSEGENVTIPQHYRKLLKQLKVVQKGVSRQQKGSKNRRKAVKRLAKLHQKVANKRKDFHFKTANHLLAKNEVIAIENLNIKGLAKSRLSLSVNDAGWGQFISILKEKAEKAGQLVIEVNPNGTTQDCSGCGVKVPKELKDRVHSCPHCQLTIDRDFNAAINIKYRAVGHSVLKAYRVSESIDGVGKKPTL, encoded by the coding sequence ATGAGACTAGCATATCAGTATCGATTACGCCCAACTCCTGAACAAACTGCCAGATTTGACAGTTGGCTGAGCCTTTTAAGGTGGCAGTACAACTATCGTCTAGCAGAACGTTTTAATTGGTGGGAACGTAATCGTTGTGATGTTAATTCTTGTCCTTTAATATGCCATTTACCTGAGTTAAAAGAAAAGCCTGATTATTATAGTCAGAAAAAGGATTTAATTAATACTAAAGCCTTATTTCCTGATTATAAAAATATACAGTCTCAAGTGTTACAAGACTGTATTAAGCGGGTTGATTTTACTTTTCAAAAATGGCTAAAAGGTGATAGTAATGGTAAGCGTTCAGGAAGACCAAGATTTAAAGGAGAAGGGCGTTATCATTCTTTTACTTTCCCTCAAGTTAAACAAAATTGTTTAGAGGGAAAATATATTAATCTTCCTATTATTGGGAAGATAAAACTGATTCAACATCGTCCTTTACCTAGTGGTTTTCTAATTAAAACAGCTACTATTGTCCGTAAAGCTGACGGTTGGTATGTGATTTTATCTCTAGAAGATAAATCTGTACCTAACTTTACTCCTAATATTCAACCTGGTTTAAATAACACTCTAGGTATTGATTTGGGATTAAAGGAATTTTTGGTAGACAGTGAGGGAGAAAATGTAACTATTCCCCAACACTATCGAAAGTTATTAAAACAGCTAAAGGTAGTTCAAAAGGGAGTTAGTCGTCAGCAAAAAGGTTCTAAAAATAGACGCAAAGCAGTTAAAAGATTGGCAAAACTTCATCAGAAGGTAGCCAATAAAAGAAAAGACTTTCATTTTAAAACAGCTAATCATTTACTGGCAAAAAATGAAGTTATAGCCATTGAAAATTTAAACATAAAGGGATTAGCTAAAAGCAGACTGAGTTTAAGTGTTAATGATGCTGGATGGGGACAATTTATTTCAATTCTCAAGGAGAAAGCTGAAAAAGCTGGTCAGTTGGTAATCGAAGTAAATCCTAATGGTACAACACAAGATTGCTCTGGATGCGGGGTTAAAGTTCCCAAAGAATTGAAAGATAGAGTTCATTCTTGTCCCCATTGTCAATTAACAATTGATCGGGATTTTAATGCGGCTATCAATATCAAATATAGGGCGGTAGGGCATTCCGTTCTTAAAGCTTACCGAGTATCCGAATCGATAGATGGAGTTGGTAAGAAGCCCACACTATAG
- a CDS encoding alpha/beta hydrolase → MAFNYWLFKPFLISLPLSILAILLTILPIQAAEKIYLIYGSLNLSVRVNSLEKFAREGIIDDNLEFYLNMAGVDEEQKANFRQALIQASPVSPVQLSRFFNTEIGEEILKLFGNYVAIQGGRNGKYALRGAMVQAAFEPEGLTLINFLKKLPTNMQIDIESSIALSEAIETVIKGTEFFTEEIAILSNLEAKKSPQVYFSQLLDITKPGQFDISPKQTWLLTDKKRNRRFYVDIYRPQKLRQDKTPVIIFSHGLASRPEDFLKEANYLASYGFVVVIPQHPGSDYQQIQNLLEGYRREVFEVKEFVNRPQDISYVIDQLERRNKIDFEGKLDLKNVGVVGHSFGGYTALAIAGATLNFDNLKQECNQELSYLNTSLLLQCRALKLERKDYDFRDERVTAILAVNPVNSSIFGQKGLSKIQIPVFIGAGTYDPATPAIFEQVRSFPWFTTPHKYLVLIEGQAHLDFSNLDAGITDLIGSVPNLTLPSPELLSQYNNALTLAFFETYIAKNSDFAPYLQAIYTNYLSQKEPFKAYLITQKSSDALKQSIERFNRNH, encoded by the coding sequence TCCAAGCAGCCGAAAAAATCTACTTAATCTATGGTTCATTAAACCTATCAGTTAGAGTCAATTCTTTAGAAAAATTTGCCAGAGAGGGAATTATTGATGACAACTTAGAATTTTATCTTAATATGGCAGGGGTTGATGAAGAACAAAAAGCCAATTTTCGACAAGCACTGATTCAAGCTTCCCCCGTGAGTCCCGTTCAACTTTCTCGTTTTTTTAATACAGAAATTGGAGAAGAAATTCTCAAGCTTTTTGGTAATTATGTGGCTATTCAAGGGGGACGTAATGGTAAATATGCCCTGCGAGGAGCGATGGTACAAGCAGCTTTTGAGCCGGAAGGATTAACCCTAATTAATTTTCTCAAAAAACTTCCTACCAATATGCAAATTGATATTGAATCCTCTATCGCTTTATCTGAAGCTATAGAAACTGTGATTAAAGGAACAGAATTTTTCACAGAAGAAATTGCCATTCTTTCAAACCTTGAAGCCAAAAAATCTCCCCAGGTTTATTTTAGTCAATTACTAGATATTACCAAACCTGGACAATTTGACATTTCCCCCAAACAAACCTGGTTACTTACTGATAAAAAAAGAAATCGTCGTTTTTATGTTGATATTTATAGACCCCAAAAGTTGAGACAAGATAAAACACCTGTCATCATTTTTTCTCATGGGTTAGCCTCTCGTCCTGAAGATTTTTTGAAAGAAGCAAACTATCTTGCATCCTATGGTTTTGTTGTTGTTATTCCTCAACATCCAGGCAGTGATTACCAACAAATTCAAAATCTTTTAGAAGGGTACAGAAGGGAAGTGTTTGAGGTTAAGGAATTTGTCAACCGTCCTCAAGATATTAGTTATGTTATTGACCAATTAGAGCGACGCAATAAGATAGACTTTGAGGGAAAATTAGACTTAAAAAATGTCGGTGTAGTCGGGCATTCTTTCGGCGGTTATACTGCTTTAGCAATTGCAGGAGCTACCCTTAATTTTGATAATTTAAAACAGGAATGTAACCAAGAATTGAGTTACTTAAATACTTCCTTATTACTTCAATGTCGCGCCTTAAAATTAGAAAGGAAAGATTATGATTTTCGGGATGAAAGAGTCACAGCAATTTTAGCTGTCAACCCCGTTAATAGTAGTATTTTTGGGCAAAAAGGACTAAGTAAAATTCAGATCCCTGTATTTATTGGAGCAGGAACGTATGATCCCGCGACTCCCGCTATTTTTGAACAGGTTCGCTCTTTTCCTTGGTTTACCACTCCCCATAAATATTTAGTCCTAATTGAAGGACAAGCTCACCTTGATTTCTCAAATTTAGATGCAGGAATTACCGACTTAATTGGTTCTGTTCCTAATTTAACTCTTCCCAGTCCTGAATTATTAAGTCAATACAATAATGCCTTAACTTTAGCCTTTTTTGAAACCTATATTGCGAAAAATTCAGACTTTGCTCCCTATCTTCAAGCCATTTATACCAACTATTTAAGCCAAAAAGAACCCTTTAAAGCCTACCTAATAACTCAAAAGTCTTCCGACGCTTTAAAACAGTCCATAGAACGATTTAATCGCAATCATTAA